Proteins co-encoded in one Acidithiobacillus caldus ATCC 51756 genomic window:
- a CDS encoding mechanosensitive ion channel family protein, with product MAAALSLAMVWHLLPQRFLGLAEKYFIDGFTVSGVQVNPLHIVIAAVLLVILFRVIDRLVARLDSFLGIFALDSGARYSLVMLTKYVAIILSVAICLAIAGIPLGKFALIASALSVGVGFGLQTMVNNFVSGIILIFERPIKVGDWIKVGSAEGYVKKISIRYTLIMTFDRTEVFVPNSEIISGQVTNWMYSNSVLRLMLPFTVKHDADLPRVKEILVDVARKHPDVMQDDPSIIPPSALILDVNTNGVMVYLRVYIQDCNKSFNVQTDLRAAVVEALLANGVPLAHQQQDIHMVSSQLEPYPGLQAPSAAA from the coding sequence GTGGCTGCTGCACTTAGTCTTGCCATGGTCTGGCATCTCTTGCCGCAACGCTTTCTGGGCCTTGCGGAGAAGTACTTCATCGACGGTTTCACGGTCAGCGGCGTGCAGGTCAATCCGCTGCACATCGTCATCGCTGCCGTCCTGCTGGTGATCCTGTTTCGGGTCATCGATCGCCTGGTGGCACGGCTCGACAGTTTCCTCGGGATATTCGCCCTGGATTCGGGAGCGCGCTATTCCTTGGTCATGCTCACCAAGTACGTCGCCATCATTCTCAGCGTGGCCATCTGTCTTGCCATTGCAGGCATCCCCCTGGGCAAGTTTGCTCTCATTGCCAGCGCCCTTTCGGTGGGCGTGGGCTTTGGCCTGCAGACCATGGTCAACAATTTCGTTTCGGGCATCATCCTCATCTTTGAACGTCCCATCAAGGTGGGCGACTGGATAAAAGTGGGGAGCGCCGAGGGTTACGTCAAGAAGATCAGCATCCGCTATACCCTAATCATGACCTTCGACCGTACCGAAGTGTTCGTGCCCAACTCCGAAATCATCTCGGGACAGGTGACGAACTGGATGTATTCCAACAGCGTCCTGCGCCTCATGCTGCCCTTTACGGTGAAGCACGATGCGGACTTGCCGAGGGTGAAGGAAATCCTGGTGGACGTGGCGCGCAAGCATCCGGACGTGATGCAGGACGACCCCAGCATCATTCCGCCGTCGGCCCTCATACTGGACGTCAATACCAACGGCGTCATGGTCTATCTGCGTGTCTACATACAAGATTGCAACAAGTCCTTCAATGTGCAGACGGACTTGCGCGCGGCGGTGGTGGAGGCGTTGCTGGCAAACGGAGTTCCTCTGGCGCACCAGCAACAGGATATCCACATGGTCAGCTCGCAGCTCGAGCCCTATCCGGGCCTGCAGGCTCCGTCGGCCGCCGCCTGA
- the hslU gene encoding ATP-dependent protease ATPase subunit HslU — protein MREMTPREIVQELDKYIVGQDEAKRAVAVALRNRWRRAQVSGDLRAEITPKNILMIGPTGVGKTEIARRLAQLAKAPFIKVEATKFTEVGYVGKDVESIIRDLAEIAVNLVRNERQQAVGLRAEELAEERILDALLPGPRDASLPRQDENTRQKFRKMLREGKLDDKEIDIEIRASKGPGVEFMAPPGMEEMGAQLRDLFARMAPHNTQRRKVSVAEARTLLRDEEAAKLVNEDEVRSTALERLQADGIVFIDEIDKVTSRNNAQSGPDISREGVQRDLLPLVEGSNVSTRYGVVKTDHILFIASGAFHLSKPSDLIPELQGRLPIRVELQALSAADLERILREPENALVRQYTALLAADEVELRFTDDGIRRIAEIAQQVNEGVENIGARRLHTVMERLLEDLAFRAPDAGIGEITIDTDYVNARLGDLAADEDLSRYIL, from the coding sequence ATGCGTGAAATGACTCCGCGGGAGATCGTCCAGGAGCTGGACAAGTACATCGTCGGCCAAGATGAGGCGAAGCGAGCGGTGGCCGTCGCCCTGCGCAACCGCTGGCGGCGCGCGCAGGTGAGCGGGGATCTGCGCGCGGAGATCACGCCCAAGAATATCCTCATGATCGGCCCCACGGGCGTTGGCAAGACCGAGATTGCGCGACGCCTGGCCCAGCTGGCCAAGGCGCCCTTCATCAAGGTCGAGGCCACTAAATTCACCGAGGTGGGCTACGTGGGCAAGGATGTGGAGTCCATCATCCGCGATCTTGCTGAAATTGCGGTCAATCTGGTGCGCAACGAGCGCCAGCAGGCAGTGGGCCTGCGCGCCGAGGAGTTGGCCGAGGAACGTATCCTCGATGCGCTTCTGCCGGGTCCGCGCGATGCCAGCCTGCCGCGTCAGGACGAGAATACCCGGCAGAAATTCCGCAAGATGCTGCGCGAAGGCAAGCTGGACGACAAGGAAATCGACATCGAGATCCGCGCCAGTAAAGGGCCCGGTGTCGAGTTCATGGCGCCCCCAGGGATGGAGGAAATGGGAGCACAACTGCGCGATCTATTTGCGCGTATGGCGCCGCACAATACGCAACGGCGCAAGGTGAGCGTTGCCGAAGCACGGACGCTGCTGCGCGATGAGGAAGCCGCCAAACTGGTGAACGAGGACGAGGTCCGCAGTACGGCCTTGGAACGTCTGCAGGCGGACGGCATCGTCTTCATCGACGAAATCGACAAGGTTACCTCCCGTAACAACGCCCAGAGCGGCCCGGACATCTCCCGTGAGGGGGTGCAGCGGGATCTGCTCCCGCTGGTGGAAGGGTCCAATGTGAGCACCCGTTATGGCGTAGTCAAGACCGATCACATTCTGTTCATAGCCTCGGGAGCGTTTCACCTGAGCAAGCCCTCGGATCTCATCCCGGAACTTCAGGGGCGGCTACCCATCCGCGTCGAGCTTCAGGCCCTGAGTGCCGCAGACCTGGAGCGCATACTGCGCGAACCCGAAAACGCTCTGGTGCGTCAGTACACCGCCCTGCTCGCGGCGGACGAGGTCGAACTGCGCTTCACCGACGACGGCATCCGCCGCATTGCCGAGATTGCCCAGCAGGTGAACGAAGGTGTGGAAAATATCGGCGCGCGCCGCCTGCACACGGTTATGGAGCGTCTTCTGGAAGACCTCGCCTTTCGCGCGCCCGACGCTGGCATCGGCGAGATCACCATCGATACCGACTACGTCAACGCGCGCCTGGGCGATCTCGCCGCCGACGAGGATCTCTCCCGCTACATTCTGTGA
- the hslV gene encoding ATP-dependent protease subunit HslV yields the protein MSQNLDLHGTTILSVRRGQNVVMAGDGQVTFGNTVMKANARKVRRLEADVLVGFAGATADAFTLLERFEAKLKAHPGQLAKAAVELAKEWRTDRVLRRLEAMLAVADRQQSLILTGQGDVLEPEYGIIAIGSGGPYALAAARALLEHSELSARAIAERALVIAADICIYTNQQHSVEELS from the coding sequence ATGTCTCAGAATTTGGATCTGCACGGAACCACCATCCTGTCCGTGCGCCGCGGGCAGAACGTGGTGATGGCGGGAGACGGACAGGTGACCTTTGGCAATACGGTGATGAAGGCTAATGCCCGTAAGGTGCGGCGTCTGGAAGCCGACGTTCTGGTGGGCTTTGCCGGCGCCACGGCCGATGCCTTTACCCTGTTGGAGCGCTTCGAGGCCAAGCTCAAGGCGCATCCTGGGCAGCTGGCCAAGGCGGCAGTGGAGCTTGCCAAAGAGTGGCGTACCGATCGGGTGTTGCGCCGCCTGGAGGCCATGCTGGCCGTGGCGGATCGACAGCAGAGCCTGATTCTGACTGGTCAGGGAGACGTCCTGGAGCCGGAATACGGCATCATCGCCATCGGTTCCGGCGGGCCCTATGCCCTTGCCGCTGCCAGGGCGCTACTGGAACACAGCGAGCTGTCGGCGCGCGCGATTGCCGAGCGGGCTCTGGTCATCGCCGCCGACATCTGCATCTACACCAATCAGCAACACAGTGTCGAGGAGTTGTCGTGA
- a CDS encoding tyrosine recombinase XerC — protein sequence MRVAEIIADFDTVLTQAYRPASASAYRADLHLWQEFLAEQGIDHIESVQAEHLRHFIRRERARGVAIRSLRRRFAALRALYRHLQRQHPQLPDPSRYLRLPKLEQHFPDWLTVDQAQQLLDGPTSSDGGPAQPATAQTHFAMTRDRAMMELLYSSALRVSELVAIDLDHLDLAGSWLRVFGKGGKERMVPVGQVALTALRTYLPARAAVAAAEVKALFLNQRGGRLSVRSVQRIVDGWGRDRLGQALHPHTLRHSAASHLLQSSGDLRAVQDFLGHAGIATTAIYTHLDHQHLAAVYDSAHPRAHRAPPRQNPKEDR from the coding sequence GTGCGCGTAGCCGAGATCATTGCCGACTTTGACACGGTTCTGACCCAGGCCTATCGGCCCGCCAGCGCCTCGGCCTATCGCGCGGACCTCCACCTGTGGCAGGAGTTTCTGGCGGAACAGGGCATCGATCACATCGAGTCGGTACAAGCGGAGCATCTGCGTCACTTTATCCGCCGTGAGCGCGCGCGAGGCGTGGCCATACGCAGCCTGCGGCGACGTTTTGCGGCGCTGCGCGCACTCTACCGACACCTGCAGCGCCAACATCCGCAACTGCCGGACCCCAGTCGTTACTTGCGTCTGCCAAAACTCGAACAGCATTTTCCAGACTGGCTGACGGTGGATCAGGCGCAACAATTACTGGATGGGCCGACGTCGTCCGACGGTGGCCCCGCCCAACCGGCCACTGCGCAGACCCACTTCGCCATGACCCGCGACCGCGCCATGATGGAACTGCTTTACTCCAGCGCCCTGCGCGTGTCCGAACTGGTCGCCATCGATCTGGACCATCTGGATCTGGCCGGCTCCTGGTTGCGGGTTTTCGGCAAGGGCGGCAAGGAACGGATGGTGCCGGTGGGCCAGGTGGCGCTGACCGCGCTGCGGACCTATCTGCCGGCTCGCGCGGCCGTGGCGGCCGCCGAGGTCAAGGCCCTCTTTCTCAACCAGCGCGGTGGTCGCCTGTCGGTGCGCAGCGTCCAACGCATCGTCGATGGCTGGGGGCGCGACAGACTGGGACAGGCGCTGCATCCCCACACCCTCCGCCACAGTGCCGCCAGTCATCTGCTGCAGTCCAGTGGCGATCTGCGCGCCGTCCAGGATTTTTTGGGTCACGCAGGTATTGCCACGACGGCCATCTACACCCACCTGGATCACCAACACCTGGCGGCGGTCTACGACAGCGCCCACCCGCGCGCCCATCGCGCCCCACCCCGGCAAAATCCCAAGGAGGACCGCTGA
- a CDS encoding DUF484 family protein, which yields MSETPRDDDAQQVRAFLRKHPEFLWTEEELLTEITLPHLGLGSASSLLERQVQALRQENLLLQQRIAALLGAAQQNAVLARHLSDLAMALLRAQDCIAVVELTRRHLSEVFQVEQQAWLVAHSDFPVTGAVALEAERSRPLLAMAIAGARTGLELHPDLRRRLFEAPGAGLRSFAIIPLDGSCLSGGIVLGSQHPDRYGADAGSDLLEQIGRLVSAALDRCTLPKAEGG from the coding sequence ATGAGCGAAACTCCGCGAGACGACGACGCGCAGCAGGTACGTGCCTTTTTACGCAAGCATCCCGAGTTCCTCTGGACCGAAGAGGAGCTTTTGACGGAGATCACCTTGCCCCACCTCGGCCTCGGTTCGGCCAGTTCCCTCCTGGAGCGGCAGGTGCAGGCGCTGCGCCAGGAAAACCTCCTGCTGCAGCAGCGCATCGCCGCGCTCCTGGGCGCGGCACAGCAAAATGCCGTGCTGGCGCGTCACCTCAGTGACCTCGCCATGGCCCTCCTGCGGGCCCAGGACTGTATCGCCGTGGTGGAACTCACCCGGCGTCACCTGAGTGAGGTCTTTCAGGTGGAGCAGCAAGCCTGGCTCGTGGCGCACAGCGATTTTCCGGTGACGGGGGCAGTGGCACTGGAAGCGGAACGGAGTCGGCCGCTGCTGGCCATGGCCATCGCCGGGGCGCGGACGGGTCTCGAACTGCACCCGGATCTGCGGCGGCGACTCTTCGAGGCGCCTGGCGCTGGTCTGCGCTCCTTTGCCATCATCCCGCTGGACGGGAGCTGTCTGAGCGGCGGCATCGTTCTGGGCAGTCAGCACCCGGACCGCTACGGGGCAGATGCGGGTAGTGACCTGCTGGAGCAGATTGGCCGGCTGGTGAGTGCGGCCCTGGACCGCTGCACCCTGCCCAAGGCGGAAGGTGGGTAG
- the dapF gene encoding diaminopimelate epimerase: MSDASPRLLECRWPFTKMEGLGNDFVVLDGVRRNFLLDPETCQRIAHRHYGIGCDQILLVEPASSPDCDFRYRIFNADGGEVGQCGNGARCFALFVRRAGLTDKRSIRVETASGPLELQVHDDGTVTVDMGVPRLDPADIPFRAPAAANNYRLDLGQDHIELAAVGMGNPHALLRVEDVRGAPVAEIGPLLEHHPAFPERTNVGFMEIVSPHALRLRTWERGAGETLACGSNACAAVVAGRGWGALRERVRVELPGGSLEIHWPGPGQHLRMTGPARVVFDGVWQGLESI, translated from the coding sequence ATGTCCGACGCCTCTCCACGCCTTCTGGAATGCCGCTGGCCCTTCACCAAAATGGAGGGGCTTGGGAACGACTTCGTGGTGCTGGACGGTGTGCGTCGGAATTTTCTGCTGGATCCCGAGACCTGCCAGCGTATTGCCCATCGCCACTACGGTATAGGCTGCGATCAGATCCTGCTGGTGGAACCCGCTTCCAGCCCAGACTGCGACTTCCGCTACCGCATCTTCAACGCCGACGGCGGCGAGGTGGGACAATGCGGCAATGGCGCCCGCTGCTTTGCGCTATTCGTCCGCCGCGCCGGACTGACGGACAAGCGCAGCATCCGGGTGGAAACCGCTTCGGGCCCGCTGGAACTGCAGGTGCACGACGACGGCACCGTTACCGTGGATATGGGGGTACCCCGTCTGGATCCCGCAGACATTCCCTTCCGCGCGCCGGCAGCGGCCAACAACTACCGTTTGGACCTCGGGCAGGACCATATCGAACTCGCCGCCGTGGGCATGGGCAATCCCCACGCCCTGCTACGGGTCGAGGACGTGCGGGGAGCGCCGGTGGCAGAGATTGGACCGCTCCTGGAGCACCACCCGGCCTTCCCCGAACGCACCAATGTCGGCTTCATGGAAATCGTCAGCCCACATGCGCTGCGTCTGCGCACTTGGGAGCGGGGCGCCGGCGAGACCCTCGCCTGCGGCAGCAACGCCTGTGCGGCGGTGGTGGCCGGGCGCGGCTGGGGTGCTCTCAGGGAGCGGGTGCGCGTCGAACTGCCGGGCGGCTCCCTGGAGATCCATTGGCCGGGCCCCGGGCAGCACCTGCGGATGACGGGGCCGGCGCGAGTAGTCTTCGACGGGGTCTGGCAAGGCCTGGAGTCCATATGA
- a CDS encoding NAD(P)-dependent oxidoreductase: MKTGFLGLGRMGAGMAARLLAVAPDLKVYNRSAQATRVLAEQGATVAREVADFADCDLVFTMVADDAAERDLTLGPGGLAETLPAGAIHVACSTIGVDCARALDAAHRQQGQSYLSMPVFGRPDAAAAGKLFLVAAGPAAVFDAIAPHRERLGQRSFLLGAQPEQANLAKLSGNYLIATVIESLGEAMALVEKGGIDRHAYLELLTSTLFDAPVYRNYGKLIADRQQRPAGFALPLAQKDLRLVLAAAEALAVPLPFSGPLRDRFLHLAAQGYGDLDWSALGVAAAEAAGLPHALDPRPGPGNA; the protein is encoded by the coding sequence GTGAAAACCGGTTTTCTGGGACTGGGACGGATGGGGGCAGGAATGGCCGCGCGTCTCCTTGCGGTGGCGCCGGACCTGAAGGTGTACAATCGCAGCGCGCAGGCCACCCGTGTGTTGGCGGAGCAGGGTGCGACCGTCGCCCGAGAGGTTGCCGATTTTGCCGATTGCGATCTGGTTTTTACCATGGTGGCGGACGATGCGGCCGAGCGCGATCTCACCCTGGGGCCAGGGGGCCTGGCCGAAACCCTTCCCGCGGGGGCCATCCACGTAGCCTGTAGCACCATCGGCGTGGACTGCGCGCGGGCCTTGGATGCGGCCCATCGCCAACAGGGTCAGTCCTATCTGTCCATGCCGGTCTTCGGTCGACCCGACGCTGCAGCAGCGGGCAAACTTTTTCTCGTGGCGGCGGGGCCAGCGGCAGTCTTCGATGCCATTGCTCCGCACCGCGAGCGCCTCGGACAGCGGAGCTTCTTGCTGGGAGCGCAGCCGGAGCAGGCCAACCTCGCGAAGCTCAGCGGCAACTACCTCATTGCCACCGTCATCGAATCCCTCGGCGAGGCCATGGCCCTGGTGGAAAAGGGCGGCATCGATCGCCACGCCTACTTGGAGTTGCTCACCAGCACGCTGTTCGACGCGCCGGTTTACCGCAACTACGGCAAGCTCATTGCCGACCGCCAGCAGCGACCGGCGGGCTTCGCCCTCCCCCTGGCGCAGAAGGATCTGCGCCTGGTCCTCGCCGCGGCGGAAGCGCTGGCGGTGCCGCTACCTTTCAGTGGGCCGCTGCGCGACCGCTTCTTGCACCTCGCCGCCCAAGGTTACGGGGATCTGGACTGGTCCGCTCTGGGTGTGGCTGCCGCCGAGGCCGCTGGCCTGCCCCATGCCCTGGACCCGCGGCCCGGACCGGGAAATGCCTAA
- a CDS encoding SDR family oxidoreductase, translating into MTGASSGIGVAAARLLVAEGVRVVLAARRRDRLEALARELGDAALVVPTDVRDPKAIEQLFATVQQRYGGLDLLFNNAGLGYNGPFAESLPEEWRETIEVNLYGVLHCTQAAIPLLRGRPGAMISTVSSVGGRYGLPGWSVYNATKFAVVGFHDALRKELGPEGIRVALIEPGAVWTEWGFKVPEEAMRQRRQELDALHPEDVAQALVYSFAQPPHVLVEEILVRPVKQIVP; encoded by the coding sequence GTGACCGGAGCATCCAGCGGTATCGGTGTGGCAGCCGCGCGTCTGCTAGTGGCCGAAGGAGTGCGGGTGGTGCTGGCGGCGCGACGGCGCGATCGCCTGGAGGCCCTGGCCCGTGAGCTGGGTGACGCGGCGCTGGTCGTGCCCACGGACGTCCGTGATCCCAAGGCCATCGAGCAGCTCTTTGCCACGGTCCAGCAGCGGTACGGTGGCCTCGATCTCCTCTTCAACAATGCTGGCCTCGGCTACAACGGTCCCTTTGCCGAAAGCCTCCCGGAAGAGTGGCGGGAGACCATAGAAGTGAACCTCTACGGTGTATTGCACTGCACCCAGGCCGCCATCCCCCTGCTCCGCGGGCGTCCCGGCGCCATGATATCGACGGTGTCCAGTGTGGGGGGGCGTTATGGTCTACCCGGCTGGTCCGTCTACAACGCCACCAAGTTCGCCGTGGTGGGTTTTCACGACGCCTTGCGCAAGGAACTGGGACCCGAGGGCATCCGCGTGGCCCTCATCGAGCCCGGCGCCGTGTGGACGGAGTGGGGCTTCAAGGTTCCAGAGGAGGCCATGCGGCAGCGACGGCAGGAACTCGACGCCCTGCATCCCGAGGATGTGGCCCAAGCCCTGGTGTATAGCTTTGCCCAGCCGCCGCATGTGCTCGTCGAAGAGATCCTGGTGCGCCCGGTCAAGCAGATCGTTCCCTGA
- a CDS encoding porin, which yields MKKNLVAFAVAAAVLVPGVALAADSSNADTGPVLYGYAQITGSNQFGTHGPEGLIFGAHRIRLGVKGEAVPGVSYNFQYKWDGAWMSGGSLAGAASAFPGVDGQSGVQEAEINFGFVPALQLEVGKFRVPVGLERTQFSGNNLWFIQRSMNQSLGADRSAGAAFHSPNVMGTGIYYKIGIFDNHSLDGSNAFSDFGTNALNAKNVGYPFGSGQTRVGGVLTNGSGKYLFAGMLGYKMSPLLNVELSGARADTNLSGPGYANQIDAWNLGVNGGLMGIKYMAEYSRVNSYGGIEGLRGSDWYVALAANLHEMTLTPDWLDIEPAVRFERFDYRGTVGSGVPGNINGAYLNNTTIGVNYYVNPNNPHAAEVQLNYIVPTGASGYRAQLAAGKNYAPANAYLYNTLALQFQAGF from the coding sequence ATGAAGAAGAATCTCGTAGCTTTCGCGGTTGCGGCAGCCGTTCTGGTGCCCGGCGTCGCCCTGGCAGCGGATAGTTCCAACGCCGATACCGGCCCGGTGTTGTACGGCTATGCCCAGATCACCGGCAGTAATCAGTTCGGCACCCATGGTCCCGAGGGGCTCATTTTTGGCGCCCACCGTATCCGTTTGGGCGTCAAGGGCGAGGCTGTTCCCGGCGTGTCCTACAACTTCCAGTACAAGTGGGATGGTGCCTGGATGAGCGGTGGCTCCCTCGCTGGTGCCGCTTCGGCATTTCCGGGTGTAGACGGTCAGTCTGGTGTTCAGGAAGCGGAGATCAACTTCGGCTTCGTTCCCGCACTTCAGCTTGAGGTGGGTAAGTTCCGTGTGCCCGTGGGCCTGGAGCGTACCCAGTTCAGCGGTAACAACCTTTGGTTCATTCAGCGCTCCATGAATCAGTCCCTGGGTGCCGATCGAAGTGCTGGTGCCGCTTTCCACAGTCCTAACGTCATGGGTACCGGTATCTACTACAAGATCGGCATTTTTGACAACCATTCCTTGGATGGTAGCAACGCCTTCAGTGATTTTGGAACGAATGCTCTCAACGCTAAAAACGTAGGGTATCCCTTCGGTTCCGGGCAGACCCGGGTTGGCGGCGTCCTGACCAATGGCAGCGGCAAGTATCTTTTCGCTGGCATGCTTGGGTACAAAATGAGCCCGCTGTTGAACGTGGAACTGTCCGGCGCTCGTGCCGATACGAATTTGTCCGGTCCCGGCTACGCCAACCAGATTGATGCTTGGAACCTGGGTGTCAACGGTGGGTTGATGGGTATCAAGTACATGGCGGAGTACAGCCGTGTGAATAGCTACGGAGGTATCGAGGGCTTGCGTGGCAGCGATTGGTATGTAGCCCTTGCCGCCAACCTGCACGAGATGACCCTCACCCCGGATTGGCTGGATATCGAGCCGGCGGTGCGTTTTGAACGCTTTGACTATAGGGGTACCGTCGGCAGTGGCGTCCCCGGCAATATCAATGGTGCGTACCTCAATAACACCACCATTGGTGTCAACTATTACGTTAACCCCAACAATCCTCACGCGGCCGAGGTGCAGTTGAATTACATTGTTCCTACTGGTGCATCTGGCTATCGAGCACAACTGGCGGCGGGTAAGAACTACGCCCCGGCAAATGCCTATCTTTACAACACCCTCGCCCTGCAGTTCCAGGCCGGCTTCTGA